The Rhizobium rosettiformans genomic sequence AGGAGGCATCTCGGTTACTGCCCGCGATCTCGCCCGTGTCGGCGAAATGCTGCGAAATGGCGGCACCATCGACGGAAAACGCCTCATTCCCGAAGCCTGGCTCACCGACATGCTGACGGCAGGCGACCACCAGGCCTGGGTGGACGGCAAATCCAATTTCTTCCCCCACGGACGCTATCGCAGTCAGTGGTACCAGTCGGGTGAGCCTGATGGAGCCTTCTGCGCCATCGGCATCCATGGCCAATGGCTCTATGTCGACCCCTCCACCGAAACCACCATCGTCAAGCTCTCCTCGCAGCCCAACCCGCTGGACGATGAGCTGAAGCACGACAATTTCGCCTTCTTCCGTGCGTTCAGCGCCTGGACCGCCTGAGATCAAAGGAGCCTGAAATGGCAACCACCGCAGACATCATCATCACCAATGGCCGCGTCCTGACCATGGACAGCGCCGCCCCCCGCGCCGAAGCCGTCGCCCTTGCCGGCAACCGCATTCTTGCGGTCGGCAGCGAAGCCGAGGTGAAGGCTCTGGCCGGTCCGAACACAAAGCTAGTTGACGCCAAGGGCGCCACCGTGATGCCCGGCTTCAACGAAGCCCATATGCACATCTTCCCCGGCTCGGTGTCGCTGCGCCAGCTGAACCTGCATGGCATTCAGGGCTTCGACTCCCTGAAAGCAGCAATCCTCGACTATGCAGAGAAGAACCCCGACGAGCCGCTTCTGATGGGCTTTTCGGCTGACTACTCCATCATCTCTCTGACCGAGCCCTGCACCCGCCATCACCTGGATGCGATCCTCCCGGACCGCCCCTTCATGATGTTCGCGCCAGACCATCACACCGCCTGGGCCAATACCGCGGCACTGGAGAAGGCCGGCATTCTGCAGGGCAAGGATGTCGGCGTCGGCAACGAGATCGTCATGGGGCCGGATGGCCTCGCCTATGGCGAGCTGCGCGAGGGCAATGCCTTCGGCCCGGTCTCGGCGCTCGCCTCCACAGGCGGCCGCGAGGAGCTCGGCATGGTCACCGGCATGGACCCGGAGAACGTCACGCCGGAACAGTTTGCCCTCGACCGCGCCATCCTGAAAGCTGGCCTCGACTATTGCGCCTCCTGGGGCGTCACCTCGATCCAGAATTTCGACGGCAATCACTACCAGCTGCGCCTGATGCGCGATCTGGAGCTTTCGGGCGAGCTCTCCTGCCGCATTCGCATCCCCTATCACATGAAGAACTTCATGGCGCTGGAGGATCTCGACAAGGCGGCGGCCTGGAAGACGGAATTCGCCACCGACATGCTGCGCGGCGATTTCGTCAAGGTATTCATGGACGGCGTGCTGGACAGCCAGACGGCCTATATGCTCGACGGTTATGGCGACCGACCGGGCTATACCTATGAGCCGCTGTTCACGCCGGAAGCCTTCAATGCCATCGCCATCAAGGCTGATGCGCTCGGCCTGCAGGTCGCAGTCCACGCCATCGGCAGCGCCGCGATCCGCCAGACGCTTGACGGCTATGAGGCGGCGGTGAAGGCCAACGGCAAGCGCGGTAACCGCCACCGCATCGAGCATATCGAAATCATCCATCCGGATGACATCCCGCGCTTTGCCGAACTGGGCATCGTCGCTTCGATGCAGCCCGTCCATTACCCCGGCGGCACCTGCTTCCCGGCAGAACCGACGACGGCGAAGATCGGCGAGGACCGTTGGGACTATGCCTATGCCTGGCGGACGATGAAGGAAGCAGGCGCACCGGTCGTCTTCGCCTCCGACTGGCCGGTCTCGCCCGTCTCGCCCTTCCAGTGCATCCAGGATGCGCTGACCCGCAAACCATGGAAAGACGGGCTGAAAAACCAGCGCTTCTCGCTGATGGAAGCGCTTGAGGCCTATACCGCAATCGGCGCCTGGGTGGAGTTCATGGAAGATCGAAAGGGCATGCTGAAACCGGGCTACCTCGCCGATGTCGTGATCCTCACCAAAGACATCGAAGCCATCGCTCCCGAAGAGATCATGGACACCGCCCGCCCCGCCGTCACGATTTGCGACGGCCGCATCACCTTCCAGGCCTGAAGAAAGAACCGCCATGAGCGCCGAGATCGTCATCCACAATGCCCGCATCCTAACCATGGACCATGAGCATCCGCGTGCGGAAGCCATTGCACTCACCGGCAATCGTATCATGGCGGTGGGCGGCAATGCCGAGATCCTGACGCTGGCGGGGCCAAAGACGCGCGTCGTGGATGCAGGCGGCGCTACGGTACTTCCAGGTTTCAACGAAGCCCATATGCACATCTTCGGCGGTTCGGTCGCGCTTGGCGAACTCTCGCTTTTCGGCATGAAGGGTTTTGACGCCCTGTCCAAGGCGGTAAAGGACTATGCGGCTGCCAACCCGGACCTGCCGCTGCTCGTCGCCCAGACGGCAGACTACACCATCCTTTCGGAAACAGAGCGCGTCACGCGCCACCATCTCGACAGGATCATATCAGACCGCCCTTTCATGATGGTTGCCCCCGACCGACACACGGCCTGGGCCAATACCATCGCGCTTGAGAAGGCCGGTATCCTGCAGGGCCGCGATGTCGGTGTCGGCAACGAGATCGTCATGGGTGAGGACGGTCTGGCGAATGGCGAATTGCGCGAGAGCAATGCCATCCGCCCCGTCGCGACCATGAGCG encodes the following:
- a CDS encoding amidohydrolase; the protein is MATTADIIITNGRVLTMDSAAPRAEAVALAGNRILAVGSEAEVKALAGPNTKLVDAKGATVMPGFNEAHMHIFPGSVSLRQLNLHGIQGFDSLKAAILDYAEKNPDEPLLMGFSADYSIISLTEPCTRHHLDAILPDRPFMMFAPDHHTAWANTAALEKAGILQGKDVGVGNEIVMGPDGLAYGELREGNAFGPVSALASTGGREELGMVTGMDPENVTPEQFALDRAILKAGLDYCASWGVTSIQNFDGNHYQLRLMRDLELSGELSCRIRIPYHMKNFMALEDLDKAAAWKTEFATDMLRGDFVKVFMDGVLDSQTAYMLDGYGDRPGYTYEPLFTPEAFNAIAIKADALGLQVAVHAIGSAAIRQTLDGYEAAVKANGKRGNRHRIEHIEIIHPDDIPRFAELGIVASMQPVHYPGGTCFPAEPTTAKIGEDRWDYAYAWRTMKEAGAPVVFASDWPVSPVSPFQCIQDALTRKPWKDGLKNQRFSLMEALEAYTAIGAWVEFMEDRKGMLKPGYLADVVILTKDIEAIAPEEIMDTARPAVTICDGRITFQA